A single Notoacmeibacter ruber DNA region contains:
- the ychF gene encoding redox-regulated ATPase YchF, producing the protein MGFKCGIVGLPNVGKSTLFNALTKTAAAQAANYPFCTIEPNTGEVAVPDSRMRAIAGIAGSKEVIPTRISFVDIAGLVRGASKGEGLGNQFLANIREVDAIVHVLRCFEDDDITHVENRIDPVADANTVETELMLSDLESLERRIVNTRKKATGKDKESITLLPVMEKALILLQDGKPVRLMLDGIAAEDLRILRSLNLLTSKPVLYVCNVAEEDAAEGNAHSAAVKAMADEQGASTVVISAAIEAEIAQLDDEEAAEYMETMGLEEPGLDRLIRAGYELLDLITYFTAGPKETRAWTIARGTKAPGAAGVIHTDFERGFIRAQTIAYPDYVALKGEQGAKEAGKARDEGKEYVVQDGDVLLFRFNT; encoded by the coding sequence TCAAATGCGGCATCGTCGGACTGCCCAATGTCGGCAAGTCCACCCTGTTCAACGCCCTGACCAAGACCGCCGCGGCACAGGCCGCCAACTATCCGTTCTGCACCATCGAGCCGAACACCGGAGAGGTCGCTGTTCCGGACAGTCGGATGCGGGCGATTGCCGGCATTGCCGGCAGCAAGGAGGTCATCCCGACGCGGATTTCCTTCGTGGATATTGCCGGCCTCGTGCGCGGCGCGTCCAAGGGCGAAGGGCTCGGCAACCAGTTCCTCGCCAATATTCGCGAGGTCGACGCCATCGTCCACGTGCTGCGCTGCTTCGAAGATGACGACATCACCCATGTCGAAAACCGGATCGACCCGGTGGCCGACGCCAATACGGTCGAGACCGAACTCATGCTGTCCGATCTGGAGAGCCTCGAACGGCGGATCGTCAACACCCGCAAGAAGGCTACGGGCAAGGACAAGGAGTCCATCACGCTCCTGCCGGTGATGGAAAAGGCCCTGATTCTGCTACAGGACGGCAAACCGGTCCGCCTCATGCTCGACGGAATCGCGGCGGAAGATCTGCGTATATTGCGCAGCCTCAACCTTTTGACCAGCAAGCCCGTCCTCTATGTCTGCAACGTTGCCGAAGAAGACGCTGCCGAAGGCAACGCGCATAGCGCCGCCGTCAAGGCCATGGCGGACGAGCAGGGTGCATCCACCGTGGTCATTTCTGCGGCGATCGAAGCCGAAATCGCACAGCTCGACGATGAAGAAGCCGCCGAATACATGGAAACGATGGGGCTCGAAGAACCCGGCCTCGACCGCCTCATCCGTGCTGGATACGAGTTGCTTGACCTCATCACTTATTTCACCGCAGGACCGAAGGAAACGCGAGCCTGGACCATCGCGCGGGGGACAAAGGCGCCAGGCGCGGCGGGCGTCATCCATACCGATTTCGAGCGCGGCTTCATCCGCGCGCAGACCATCGCTTATCCCGACTATGTCGCCCTGAAAGGCGAACAGGGCGCGAAGGAAGCCGGCAAGGCGCGCGATGAAGGTAAGGAATATGTCGTTCAGGACGGCGATGTGCTGCTCTTCCGCTTCAACACCTGA
- a CDS encoding MaoC family dehydratase yields the protein MNAEGQILAFEDFTVGRQFQLGPRHVTAEEIIAFAEEFDPQPFHLDGDSEQAKQTGGLIASGWHICGLFMAMACEAFINNSLSEGAPGVEEVRWMKPLRPGDTLSGTVTVGERRVSRSRPERGFVEFETVLTDQNGQTIASLRYPAMVRLRDPANFDGDAAS from the coding sequence ATGAACGCAGAGGGTCAGATACTGGCATTCGAAGACTTCACGGTCGGCCGGCAATTTCAGCTCGGACCCCGCCATGTGACGGCCGAGGAGATTATCGCCTTCGCCGAGGAGTTCGATCCCCAGCCCTTTCATCTCGACGGCGACAGCGAGCAGGCGAAACAGACCGGCGGCCTGATTGCATCCGGCTGGCATATATGCGGTCTCTTCATGGCGATGGCGTGCGAGGCTTTCATCAATAACAGCCTGTCGGAGGGCGCACCGGGCGTCGAAGAGGTCCGATGGATGAAGCCGCTCCGCCCTGGCGACACACTTTCCGGAACGGTGACTGTCGGCGAACGGCGGGTATCCAGATCACGACCGGAGCGCGGCTTCGTCGAGTTTGAAACGGTCCTGACAGACCAGAACGGGCAAACGATTGCGTCGCTGCGCTATCCCGCCATGGTGCGTCTGCGCGACCCTGCCAATTTCGACGGGGATGCAGCATCATGA
- a CDS encoding MaoC family dehydratase yields MSDIFFSRLKPGLIFDLGSYTFEAHAIKDFAHKFDPQPFHMDETAAKQSHFGGLCASGWHVCAIFMKLNVANGDEALLSATGWTGPLPERGPSPGLRDLQWRCPTYAGDTLTYRSTLTEARHTQSRPGWGLMQTEVEATNQNDESVMLFQSAVFLRSDT; encoded by the coding sequence ATGAGCGACATATTCTTTTCGCGTCTCAAGCCGGGCCTGATCTTCGATCTGGGCAGCTACACATTCGAAGCCCACGCCATCAAGGACTTCGCACATAAGTTCGATCCGCAGCCCTTTCACATGGACGAAACGGCGGCCAAGCAGAGCCATTTCGGAGGTCTATGCGCATCCGGCTGGCATGTGTGCGCCATCTTCATGAAACTCAATGTCGCCAATGGCGACGAGGCGTTACTCTCCGCGACGGGCTGGACAGGTCCGCTTCCCGAACGCGGCCCCTCTCCTGGGCTACGCGACCTGCAGTGGCGCTGTCCCACCTATGCCGGCGATACGCTCACCTACCGCTCAACGCTCACCGAGGCGCGACATACGCAATCACGACCCGGCTGGGGCCTGATGCAGACCGAAGTCGAGGCAACGAACCAGAATGACGAAAGCGTGATGCTCTTTCAGTCGGCGGTCTTTCTGCGCTCCGACACGTAG
- a CDS encoding adenine phosphoribosyltransferase, whose translation MPATIADADLAERLRSAIRTIPDYPKPGIMFRDITTLLSNGPAFRDAVNAMADRFRGERIDCVAGIEARGFVLGAAVAHAMGVGFVPIRKSGKLPHKTISREYALEYGTDRLEVHIDALPDGARVLVIDDLIATGGTALAGVELVEELGGDVVAAAFVIDLPDLGGAARLAERGVHVEILLSFEGH comes from the coding sequence ATGCCTGCGACGATTGCCGATGCTGATCTTGCCGAACGTCTGCGAAGTGCCATTCGCACGATTCCGGACTATCCGAAGCCCGGCATCATGTTCCGCGATATCACGACACTTCTGTCCAACGGACCGGCCTTTCGCGATGCGGTCAATGCAATGGCGGACCGGTTCCGCGGCGAGCGGATCGATTGTGTTGCCGGCATCGAGGCGCGGGGCTTCGTGCTGGGTGCGGCGGTGGCGCACGCCATGGGCGTTGGCTTCGTGCCGATCCGAAAAAGCGGAAAGCTGCCGCACAAGACGATCAGCCGCGAATATGCGCTCGAATACGGTACCGACCGGCTGGAGGTCCATATCGACGCCTTGCCCGATGGCGCACGTGTCCTTGTGATCGACGATCTGATCGCGACCGGAGGGACAGCTCTTGCCGGTGTGGAACTGGTCGAGGAACTGGGAGGCGATGTGGTCGCAGCGGCTTTCGTCATCGACCTGCCGGACCTCGGCGGTGCAGCCCGGCTCGCGGAGCGGGGCGTTCATGTCGAGATCCTGCTCAGCTTCGAAGGGCACTGA